A genomic segment from Planctomycetota bacterium encodes:
- a CDS encoding response regulator: protein MSSDSPTQKARILVVDDDPIISESLEKFLQNAGYRTATACDGSEAMALLRDAAEHDEDPFNLVLTDVNMPRTGGLELLKQVRKQHDSIVVIVLTGYGTIESAVEAVKLGAFDYLTKPVVDEELMLTVAKALRQQALIAENATLRNRLAGRGGVESMIGQDRRMQKVYDLVEAVAPTTTTVSIGGESGTGKTMVARAIHERSTRRDKPFITFACGSIPETLLESELFGHVKGAFTGADSDKLGKLRAAEGGTLFIDEINSATPALQLKLLRVLQEKQFEPVGSHQTVKADVRFVIAANEPLDKLVEQGRFREDLYYRINVVLLTLPTLRERPSDVPLLAEHFLHKYCRETGKVITGFGQEAIEAMIRYRWPGNVRELENAVERAVVLSRRPVIDADDLPESIRCQSPDGEPGFVERRRRPGWWAGPSWRPQPLRDALQEPERQIILATLRANDWNRQKTAEVLDINRTTLYKKIKQYGLEEAGMN, encoded by the coding sequence ATGAGCAGTGACAGCCCGACGCAAAAAGCACGGATTCTCGTCGTCGATGACGATCCAATCATCAGCGAATCCCTCGAGAAATTCCTGCAAAACGCCGGCTACCGTACGGCGACCGCCTGCGACGGGTCGGAGGCGATGGCGCTGCTGCGCGATGCGGCGGAGCACGATGAGGACCCGTTCAATCTCGTGCTCACCGATGTGAACATGCCGCGCACCGGCGGGCTCGAATTGCTCAAACAGGTGCGTAAGCAGCACGATTCGATCGTCGTCATCGTGCTGACCGGCTACGGCACGATCGAGTCAGCGGTCGAAGCCGTCAAGCTCGGTGCATTCGACTATCTGACGAAGCCGGTCGTGGATGAGGAACTGATGCTCACGGTGGCGAAGGCGCTGCGCCAGCAGGCGCTGATCGCCGAGAACGCCACGCTGCGGAATCGACTCGCCGGCCGCGGCGGCGTCGAGTCGATGATCGGGCAGGATCGGCGGATGCAGAAAGTGTACGACCTCGTCGAGGCCGTCGCGCCGACGACGACGACCGTCTCGATCGGCGGCGAGAGCGGCACGGGCAAGACGATGGTCGCCCGCGCGATTCATGAACGCTCCACCCGGCGCGACAAGCCGTTCATCACCTTCGCCTGCGGCTCGATCCCCGAAACGCTGCTCGAATCCGAACTGTTCGGCCATGTCAAAGGCGCTTTCACCGGCGCCGACTCCGACAAGCTCGGCAAGCTGCGCGCGGCCGAGGGCGGCACGCTGTTCATCGATGAAATCAACTCCGCCACGCCCGCGCTTCAGCTCAAGCTCCTGCGCGTGCTACAGGAAAAGCAGTTCGAGCCGGTCGGTTCGCACCAGACGGTCAAGGCGGATGTGCGTTTCGTGATCGCCGCCAACGAGCCGCTCGATAAGCTCGTGGAGCAGGGGCGGTTCCGTGAGGATTTGTATTACCGCATCAACGTCGTGCTGCTGACGCTGCCGACGCTGCGCGAGCGGCCGAGCGATGTGCCGTTGCTGGCCGAGCACTTCCTGCACAAGTATTGCCGCGAGACCGGGAAGGTCATCACGGGATTCGGTCAGGAGGCGATCGAGGCGATGATCCGCTATCGCTGGCCGGGCAATGTGCGGGAATTGGAAAATGCGGTGGAGCGCGCCGTCGTGCTGAGCCGTCGTCCGGTGATCGATGCGGACGATCTGCCCGAGTCGATCCGTTGTCAGTCGCCCGACGGGGAGCCGGGGTTCGTGGAGCGGCGTCGCCGGCCCGGCTGGTGGGCCGGTCCGAGCTGGCGGCCGCAGCCGCTGCGCGATGCGCTTCAGGAGCCCGAGCGCCAGATTATTCTCGCCACGCTCCGCGCCAATGACTGGAACCGGCAGAAGACCGCCGAGGTGCTCGACATCAATCGCACCACGCTTTACAAGAAGATCAAGCAGTACGGCCTGGAAGAGGCGGGGATGAATTGA
- a CDS encoding NADH:flavin oxidoreductase, giving the protein MASDYPRIGHFKTATAFIEHVRSLGLDLPIDEAMLTAAAGSPLAEPLRVGDRLVGNRWAIHPMEGWDATADGLPTEHTIRRWVHFGLSGAKLIWGGEAFAVQRDGRANPNQLYYEADHADAMRQLLESLERAHAERFGPTAVDDLLVGLQLTHSGRFSRPNRKDKLEPRIAYHHPVLDRKFNIAADDDSVVLSDDDVKRLIEAYITSAKMAQQIGFRFVDVKHCHGYLGHEFLSAYDRPGAYGGSFENRTRFLREIVEGIHAECPGLLIGVRLSVFDMPPFRPDPALTGGGKFGPGIPDEYPASGYPGFGCVRNDPLKPDLTEPIALLTMMRDELKIAMVNLSAGSPYYNPHIQRPAYFPPSDGYTPPEDPIIGCARQIAIVGQIKKAVSGLPIVGSAYSYFQEYLPHVGQAAVRSGMVDLIGIGRGVLSYPDMPADVLAGNPLRDKKICRTFSDCTTAPRNGIISGCYPLDDYYKKAPEAEALKEAKAQLRIRLKTMDSGAKS; this is encoded by the coding sequence ATGGCGTCGGACTATCCGCGCATCGGGCATTTCAAGACGGCGACGGCGTTCATCGAGCATGTGCGGTCGCTGGGGCTGGACCTGCCGATTGACGAGGCGATGCTCACGGCGGCGGCGGGCTCTCCGCTGGCGGAGCCGCTGCGTGTCGGCGATCGGTTGGTCGGCAACCGGTGGGCGATTCATCCGATGGAGGGATGGGACGCCACCGCCGACGGGCTGCCGACCGAGCACACGATCCGGCGATGGGTCCACTTCGGCTTGAGCGGCGCGAAGCTCATCTGGGGCGGCGAAGCGTTCGCGGTCCAGCGGGATGGGCGCGCCAATCCGAATCAGCTTTATTACGAAGCGGATCATGCGGACGCGATGCGACAGCTTCTCGAATCATTGGAGCGCGCGCATGCAGAGCGCTTCGGGCCGACGGCGGTGGACGATCTTTTGGTGGGTCTTCAACTGACGCATTCGGGTCGCTTTTCGCGCCCCAACCGCAAGGACAAACTCGAGCCGCGCATTGCGTATCACCATCCGGTGCTCGACCGCAAGTTCAACATCGCGGCGGACGACGATTCGGTGGTGCTGAGCGATGATGATGTGAAACGGCTCATCGAGGCGTACATCACCAGCGCGAAGATGGCGCAGCAGATCGGCTTCCGTTTCGTCGATGTCAAACATTGTCATGGTTATCTCGGTCACGAATTTCTCTCGGCGTACGATCGGCCGGGGGCGTACGGCGGGAGTTTCGAGAATCGCACGCGATTCCTGCGCGAGATCGTCGAGGGGATTCACGCGGAATGTCCGGGGCTTTTGATCGGGGTGCGGCTGAGCGTGTTCGACATGCCGCCGTTTCGGCCGGACCCGGCGCTGACCGGCGGCGGGAAGTTCGGGCCGGGCATTCCCGATGAATATCCCGCGAGCGGGTATCCGGGCTTTGGGTGCGTTCGCAATGATCCGCTCAAGCCGGACCTCACGGAGCCGATTGCGCTGCTGACGATGATGCGCGATGAATTGAAAATCGCGATGGTGAATTTGTCGGCGGGGTCGCCGTATTACAATCCGCACATTCAGAGGCCCGCCTATTTCCCGCCGAGCGACGGGTACACGCCGCCGGAGGATCCGATCATCGGGTGCGCCCGGCAGATCGCGATCGTGGGCCAGATCAAGAAGGCGGTCAGCGGACTGCCCATTGTCGGGTCGGCGTACAGTTATTTTCAGGAGTATCTGCCGCACGTCGGACAGGCGGCGGTGCGGTCGGGGATGGTGGACCTCATCGGGATCGGGCGCGGCGTCTTGAGCTATCCGGACATGCCGGCGGACGTGCTGGCGGGCAACCCGCTGCGCGACAAGAAAATCTGCCGCACGTTCAGCGACTGCACCACCGCGCCGCGCAACGGGATCATCTCCGGCTGCTATCCGCTGGACGACTATTACAAGAAAGCTCCGGAAGCCGAGGCGCTCAAGGAAGCCAAAGCGCAGCTTCGCATTCGGCTCAAGACGATGGATTCAGGGGCGAAATCATAA